A genomic region of Xanthomonas campestris pv. phormiicola contains the following coding sequences:
- a CDS encoding acetyl-CoA hydrolase — protein MTDHLEDLDAAAELILQRIPGPLRIGAPLGIGKPHRLLNALYDRVAADPQRPLQLYTALSLNPPAPGGGLEGRFVRPFVQRHFGEDFPYLKYVQALQRDALPAHIQVEEFYMQSGALLRSTQAQRNYTSLNYTHAADAVAQRAPNLIVQKVAREPDGTRLSFSCNNDITQDTLEAMRRRGLPRPLLVAEVDPQLPWIGGSAAVEPSFFDVVVDPPGPYPRLFGLPRQPVADADYAIGLYASALVRDGGTLQIGIGTLADALCHALVLRHTDNTRYRQVLAALDPELATHPAVQECGGLAPFSIGLFGCSEMLNEGFRQLVQCGVIRRKVLDDAALMQRVADGSADAGDQARLQRDGEYLQGAFYLGSPEFYAWLRGMAPEARAGIGMHRISAINQLYGDERLRRLQRREARFFNSCMMATVLGAAVSDALDDGRVVSGVGGQYNFVAMAHALDDARSVLMFRAVRGEAPALHSNVRWNYGHTTIPRHLRDIYLNEYGIADLRGLTDEDCIVGMIGIADAAFQPALLAEAKQAGKLCADFLAQPRWQRNRAERVRTALAPFRADGTLPDYPLGSDFTEVEQRLLRALAWLKRNTAGTGAKLATVARALLSRAAADPASLQRMALDAPRGIGERQQARLLAYALRQTKQP, from the coding sequence ATGACCGACCACCTCGAAGACCTCGACGCCGCTGCCGAGCTGATCCTGCAGCGCATTCCCGGCCCACTGCGCATCGGCGCGCCGCTGGGCATCGGCAAGCCGCACCGCCTGCTCAACGCGCTGTACGACCGGGTCGCCGCCGATCCGCAACGGCCGCTGCAGCTCTACACCGCGCTGTCGTTGAACCCGCCGGCGCCCGGCGGCGGGCTGGAAGGCCGCTTCGTGCGGCCATTCGTGCAGCGCCATTTCGGCGAGGACTTCCCGTACCTGAAGTATGTGCAGGCCTTGCAGCGCGATGCGCTGCCGGCGCATATCCAGGTGGAGGAGTTCTACATGCAGTCCGGCGCGCTGCTGCGCTCGACGCAGGCGCAGCGCAACTACACCAGCCTCAACTACACCCATGCGGCCGATGCGGTGGCGCAGCGCGCGCCCAACCTGATCGTGCAGAAGGTGGCGCGCGAACCCGATGGCACGCGCCTGTCGTTCTCGTGCAACAACGACATCACCCAGGACACGCTGGAGGCGATGCGCCGGCGCGGCCTGCCGCGGCCGCTGCTGGTCGCCGAGGTCGACCCGCAGCTGCCGTGGATCGGCGGCAGCGCGGCGGTGGAGCCGTCGTTCTTCGACGTGGTGGTGGACCCGCCGGGTCCGTATCCGCGCCTGTTCGGGCTGCCGCGGCAGCCGGTGGCCGATGCCGACTACGCCATCGGCCTGTATGCGAGCGCGCTGGTGCGCGACGGCGGCACGCTGCAGATCGGCATCGGCACGCTGGCCGATGCGCTATGCCATGCGCTGGTGCTGCGGCATACCGACAACACGCGCTACCGGCAAGTGCTGGCGGCGCTGGATCCGGAACTGGCAACGCACCCCGCGGTCCAGGAATGCGGCGGGCTCGCGCCGTTCTCGATCGGCCTGTTCGGCTGCAGCGAGATGCTCAACGAAGGCTTCCGCCAACTGGTCCAGTGCGGGGTGATCCGGCGCAAGGTACTGGACGACGCCGCGCTGATGCAGCGCGTGGCCGACGGCAGCGCCGACGCCGGCGACCAGGCGCGGCTGCAGCGCGACGGCGAATACCTGCAGGGCGCGTTCTACCTCGGCTCGCCCGAGTTCTACGCCTGGCTGCGCGGGATGGCGCCGGAGGCGCGCGCCGGCATCGGCATGCACCGGATCAGCGCGATCAACCAGCTCTACGGCGACGAGCGCCTGCGCCGCCTGCAGCGGCGCGAGGCGCGCTTCTTCAATTCGTGCATGATGGCCACCGTGCTGGGCGCGGCGGTGTCCGATGCGCTGGACGACGGCCGCGTGGTGTCCGGGGTCGGCGGCCAGTACAACTTCGTGGCGATGGCGCACGCGCTGGACGATGCGCGCAGCGTGCTGATGTTCCGCGCCGTCCGCGGCGAGGCGCCCGCGCTGCACTCCAACGTGCGCTGGAACTACGGCCACACCACGATCCCGCGTCACCTGCGCGACATCTATCTCAACGAATACGGCATCGCCGACCTGCGCGGCCTGACCGACGAGGACTGCATCGTCGGCATGATCGGCATCGCCGATGCGGCGTTCCAGCCGGCGCTACTGGCCGAGGCCAAACAGGCCGGCAAGCTGTGCGCCGACTTCCTCGCGCAGCCGCGTTGGCAGCGCAACCGCGCCGAGCGCGTGCGCACCGCGCTGGCCCCGTTCCGCGCCGACGGCACCCTGCCCGACTATCCGCTGGGCAGCGATTTCACCGAGGTCGAACAGCGCCTGCTGCGCGCGCTGGCCTGGCTCAAACGCAATACCGCCGGCACCGGCGCGAAACTCGCCACCGTGGCACGCGCGCTGCTGTCGCGCGCGGCCGCCGATCCGGCCAGCCTGCAGCGCATGGCGCTGGATGCGCCGCGCGGCATCGGCGAGCGCCAGCAGGCGCGCCTGCTGGCCTACGCCCTGCGGCAGACCAAGCAACCCTGA
- a CDS encoding BlaI/MecI/CopY family transcriptional regulator — MSISDAEAVVMEVLWDRSPLGAEEVFAALSGHGGWAEPTVKTLLNRLLNKGAIRADKQGRRYLYAPLLQREQWVQQQSEGLLDRLFGGRVAPLVAHFSERGKLSDADIAELKRLIQELDDER; from the coding sequence ATGTCGATCAGCGATGCCGAAGCCGTGGTGATGGAGGTGCTGTGGGACCGCAGCCCGCTCGGGGCCGAGGAGGTGTTCGCGGCCCTGTCCGGGCATGGCGGCTGGGCCGAACCCACGGTCAAGACCTTGCTCAATCGGCTGCTCAACAAGGGCGCGATCCGTGCCGACAAACAGGGGCGGCGCTATCTGTACGCGCCGCTGCTGCAGCGCGAGCAGTGGGTGCAGCAACAAAGCGAAGGCCTGCTCGACCGTCTGTTCGGCGGCCGCGTGGCGCCGCTGGTGGCGCATTTCAGCGAACGCGGCAAGCTCAGCGACGCCGATATCGCCGAACTCAAACGACTGATCCAGGAGCTGGACGATGAGCGTTGA
- a CDS encoding TonB family protein, whose translation MSVDTFVAGMWATALSGSAAIVAVLALRAPLRRLFGAGIAYAVWGVVPMAMLAVLLPADVRPALPAALAMPQVWVGLPQGAAGAGGATSMASNHVALWIAAVWLLGAAAMAATLWRQQRRYRRSLGRLSPGADGVLYAQHAVHGPLVLGAWRPRVVVPMDFARRYPAAQSQLVLAHERMHIARGDTRCNLLLAALRCAYWFNPLLHWAASRFRFDQELACDAAVLARHPGSRRSYAEAMLQTQLDTIALPVGCHWQAGQALRQRIGMLQRPPVSGWQRRAGIAVVAMATLCGGVAAWALQPLPASAGGDIAPALSNAQAPDAGAQAGTEPASDIASAGNGPMRSSPTFAWAAGAAAASAKRGTTPAKPLAMAPPTYPRESLREGASGKVMLLVNVDEAGSVSDVRLLGHGSGDAALDQAAIAASRQWRFVPAREHGRAVPSRLKIPVTFESGMEPVDAPAGMANASKYLWYLLDAATDDAPEHACDVVSVDGQGPTQRVYCGMSVKTAKR comes from the coding sequence ATGAGCGTTGACACCTTCGTAGCGGGGATGTGGGCCACGGCGCTGTCCGGCAGCGCGGCGATCGTGGCGGTGTTGGCGCTGCGCGCGCCGTTGCGGCGGCTGTTCGGCGCGGGGATCGCCTACGCAGTGTGGGGCGTGGTGCCGATGGCGATGCTCGCCGTGCTGCTGCCTGCCGATGTGCGTCCGGCACTGCCGGCGGCATTGGCGATGCCGCAGGTCTGGGTCGGGCTGCCGCAGGGAGCGGCTGGCGCCGGGGGTGCGACGTCGATGGCGAGCAACCATGTCGCGCTGTGGATCGCCGCGGTCTGGCTGCTTGGCGCGGCGGCGATGGCCGCCACGTTGTGGCGGCAGCAGCGGCGCTACCGGCGCAGCCTGGGGCGGCTGTCGCCCGGCGCCGATGGGGTGTTGTACGCGCAGCACGCGGTGCATGGTCCATTGGTGCTCGGCGCCTGGCGGCCGCGCGTGGTGGTGCCGATGGATTTCGCCAGGCGCTATCCGGCCGCGCAGTCGCAACTGGTGCTGGCCCATGAGCGCATGCATATCGCCCGCGGCGACACCCGCTGCAACCTGCTGCTGGCAGCATTGCGCTGCGCGTACTGGTTCAACCCCTTGTTGCACTGGGCCGCGTCGCGGTTCCGTTTCGACCAGGAACTGGCCTGCGACGCGGCGGTGCTGGCGCGGCATCCGGGTTCGCGTCGCAGCTACGCCGAGGCGATGCTGCAGACGCAACTGGACACGATCGCCTTGCCGGTCGGCTGCCATTGGCAGGCCGGGCAGGCCTTGCGGCAGCGGATCGGGATGTTGCAGCGGCCGCCCGTAAGCGGCTGGCAGCGGCGTGCGGGAATCGCCGTGGTGGCGATGGCGACGCTGTGCGGCGGCGTGGCGGCATGGGCGTTGCAGCCGCTGCCGGCGTCGGCGGGAGGCGACATCGCACCTGCGCTGTCGAATGCGCAAGCGCCGGATGCAGGTGCGCAGGCGGGGACTGAACCCGCGTCGGATATTGCGTCGGCCGGAAACGGCCCGATGCGTTCCTCGCCCACGTTCGCCTGGGCAGCCGGCGCTGCGGCGGCCTCTGCCAAGCGTGGGACTACGCCCGCCAAGCCGCTGGCGATGGCGCCACCCACCTATCCGCGCGAATCGTTGCGCGAGGGTGCCTCGGGAAAAGTGATGCTGCTGGTCAATGTGGATGAGGCCGGCAGCGTCAGCGACGTGCGGTTGCTCGGGCATGGCAGCGGCGATGCCGCGCTGGACCAGGCGGCGATTGCGGCCTCCAGGCAATGGCGCTTCGTTCCGGCCCGCGAGCACGGGCGGGCCGTCCCGTCGCGGCTGAAAATACCGGTCACCTTCGAATCCGGGATGGAGCCCGTGGATGCGCCGGCCGGGATGGCCAATGCATCGAAGTACCTCTGGTATCTGCTGGATGCAGCGACGGACGATGCGCCTGAACACGCCTGCGATGTCGTCTCCGTCGACGGGCAAGGACCGACCCAACGCGTGTATTGCGGCATGTCCGTAAAGACGGCCAAGCGATGA
- a CDS encoding flavin reductase family protein: MRRYRKHDFPLDQIRRFLEPGPVVLVGSAWKGQRDIMTMGWHMVLEFSPSLIACCISSANHSFELVRRSKQCTINLPTADLLDTVVGIGNSSGAHCDKFAHFGLTAVAGTHVDAPSIAECYASFECRLHDGRQIARHNLFVWEVVKAHVATSPKLPRTLHYRGDGKFMLSGTEVSRRRLFKPEML; encoded by the coding sequence ATGCGCCGCTACCGCAAGCACGATTTCCCGCTCGACCAAATACGCCGCTTTCTGGAACCTGGCCCGGTGGTGTTGGTCGGCTCGGCCTGGAAAGGGCAGCGCGACATCATGACCATGGGCTGGCACATGGTGCTGGAGTTCTCGCCATCGCTGATCGCTTGCTGCATCTCCAGCGCCAACCACAGCTTCGAGCTGGTCAGGCGCAGCAAGCAATGCACGATCAACCTGCCGACCGCGGATCTGCTCGACACCGTGGTCGGCATCGGCAACAGCAGCGGCGCGCACTGTGACAAGTTCGCCCACTTCGGCCTGACCGCAGTGGCGGGCACGCACGTCGATGCGCCGTCGATCGCCGAATGCTATGCCAGCTTCGAGTGCCGCCTGCACGATGGCCGCCAGATCGCCAGGCACAACCTGTTCGTCTGGGAAGTGGTCAAGGCGCACGTCGCCACGTCGCCGAAACTGCCCAGGACCCTGCACTATCGCGGCGACGGCAAGTTCATGCTGTCCGGTACGGAAGTCTCGCGGCGACGGCTGTTCAAGCCGGAGATGCTGTAG
- a CDS encoding ATP-binding cassette domain-containing protein, translating into MLSIDIEVQRGRFQRRLRVEETARVVALVGPSGAGKTSMLNAIAGVLRPRSGRIVIDERVLYDSAAGIDVPTHRRRIGYVFQDARLFPHMDVRRNLGYGRHGRGHTERFGFDAVVELLGIAPLLARRPGNLSGGEAQRVAIGRALLSQPAILLFDEPLSALDAQRRGELIPYLQRVRDEVRLPMLYVSHQAEEVERIADAIHRLE; encoded by the coding sequence ATGCTGAGCATCGATATCGAAGTGCAGCGCGGCCGTTTCCAGCGCCGCTTGCGGGTCGAGGAAACGGCGCGCGTGGTCGCGCTGGTCGGCCCCTCCGGCGCAGGCAAGACCAGCATGCTCAACGCCATCGCCGGGGTATTGCGGCCACGCAGCGGACGCATCGTCATCGACGAGCGCGTGCTCTACGACAGCGCCGCCGGCATCGACGTGCCGACCCACCGGCGCCGCATCGGCTACGTGTTCCAGGACGCGCGGCTGTTCCCGCACATGGACGTGCGCCGCAACCTCGGCTACGGCCGCCACGGCCGCGGCCACACCGAGCGCTTCGGCTTCGATGCGGTGGTGGAACTGCTCGGCATCGCACCGCTGCTGGCACGACGCCCGGGCAACCTGTCCGGCGGCGAGGCGCAACGCGTGGCGATCGGCCGCGCGCTGCTGTCGCAGCCGGCGATCCTGCTGTTCGACGAGCCGCTGTCGGCGCTGGACGCGCAACGCCGCGGCGAACTGATCCCGTACCTGCAGCGCGTGCGCGACGAGGTACGCCTGCCGATGCTGTACGTCAGCCACCAGGCCGAGGAAGTGGAACGCATCGCCGATGCGATCCATCGGCTGGAGTAG
- the modB gene encoding molybdate ABC transporter permease subunit: MFAFTPQELTAIALSVKVALVAALGSLPLGVACGWLLARRRFPGKALLDALLHLPLVMPPVVTGYALLIVLGTQGPVGAWLLEHLGVQFAFRWTGAALASAVMGFPLMVRAIRLALESTDRRLEAAAATLGAAPWRVFFSITLPLAWPGLVAGTALAFAKALGEFGATITFVSNIPGETQTLSSAIYGLLQVPGGESGIWRLAAVALAISLAALLLSEWLVRRQRGPEADA; encoded by the coding sequence TTGTTCGCATTCACCCCGCAGGAACTCACCGCGATCGCGCTCAGCGTCAAGGTCGCGCTGGTCGCGGCCCTGGGCAGCCTGCCGTTGGGCGTGGCCTGCGGCTGGTTGCTGGCGCGGCGCCGCTTCCCCGGCAAGGCGCTGCTGGATGCGTTGCTGCACCTGCCGTTGGTGATGCCGCCGGTGGTCACCGGCTATGCGCTGCTGATCGTACTCGGCACGCAGGGACCGGTCGGCGCCTGGCTGCTCGAACACCTGGGCGTGCAGTTCGCGTTCCGCTGGACCGGCGCGGCGCTGGCCAGCGCGGTGATGGGCTTCCCGTTGATGGTGCGTGCGATCCGCCTGGCGCTGGAATCCACCGACCGGCGCCTGGAGGCGGCCGCGGCCACGCTCGGCGCCGCGCCGTGGCGGGTGTTCTTCAGCATCACCCTGCCGCTGGCCTGGCCGGGCCTGGTCGCCGGCACCGCGCTCGCCTTCGCCAAGGCGCTGGGCGAATTCGGCGCCACCATCACCTTCGTATCCAACATTCCCGGGGAAACCCAGACCCTGTCGTCGGCGATCTACGGCCTGCTGCAGGTGCCCGGCGGCGAATCGGGCATCTGGCGGCTGGCGGCGGTGGCCCTGGCGATCTCGCTGGCCGCGCTGCTGCTGTCCGAATGGCTGGTGCGGCGCCAGCGTGGGCCGGAGGCGGACGCATGA
- the modA gene encoding molybdate ABC transporter substrate-binding protein, with amino-acid sequence MAVATPAAWAQPASAPLTVFAAASLKESLDEAAAAYQQSSGTPVQVSYAASSALARQVEQGAPADVFFSADLEWMDYLQQRQLVDPAQRRNLLGNTLVLVAPAASKAKVDLRTPGALAAALGAQGRLAVGQTASVPAGKYARAALQTLGQWDGVQARLAESDSVRSALMLVARGEAPLGIVYGSDARAEPKVRVVAVFPADSHAPIVYPVAALRASKHPAAADFVRWLGTAPAQAIFQRRGFSLAH; translated from the coding sequence ATGGCCGTGGCCACGCCAGCGGCCTGGGCGCAACCGGCCTCCGCGCCGCTGACCGTGTTCGCCGCGGCCAGCCTGAAGGAATCGCTGGACGAGGCCGCCGCGGCCTACCAGCAGTCCAGCGGCACGCCGGTGCAGGTGTCGTACGCGGCCAGCTCGGCGCTGGCGCGACAGGTGGAACAGGGCGCGCCGGCGGATGTGTTCTTCTCCGCCGACCTGGAGTGGATGGACTATCTGCAGCAACGCCAGCTGGTCGATCCGGCGCAGCGCCGCAACCTGCTCGGCAACACCCTGGTGCTGGTGGCACCGGCGGCCAGCAAGGCCAAGGTGGACCTGCGCACGCCCGGCGCGCTCGCCGCCGCGCTCGGCGCGCAGGGCCGCCTGGCGGTCGGCCAGACCGCCAGCGTGCCGGCCGGCAAGTACGCGCGCGCCGCGCTGCAGACGCTCGGCCAGTGGGACGGCGTGCAGGCGCGCCTGGCCGAATCGGACAGCGTGCGCAGCGCGTTGATGCTGGTCGCGCGCGGCGAAGCGCCGCTGGGCATCGTCTACGGCTCCGACGCCAGGGCCGAGCCGAAGGTGCGGGTGGTGGCGGTGTTCCCCGCCGACAGCCATGCGCCGATCGTGTATCCGGTGGCGGCGCTGCGCGCGAGCAAGCACCCGGCCGCGGCCGATTTCGTGCGCTGGCTGGGCACCGCGCCGGCGCAGGCGATCTTCCAGCGCCGCGGTTTCTCGCTCGCGCACTGA
- a CDS encoding molybdopterin-dependent oxidoreductase, producing MPRSRLFALLGLALAATQAQAAHGPAAHAGTDAAAATGTLRIALDDATLAALPRERVSAQAHGQQLDCEGVALRAVLQAQRAMPTEPLRGAQLQRRVEVAARDGYAAVFTLAELDPTLGARRVLLVDRCDGKPLAAEDGPLRLIVPQDQRPARWVRQVQSIAVVTP from the coding sequence ATGCCCCGATCCCGCCTTTTCGCTCTTCTCGGCCTGGCGCTGGCTGCGACGCAGGCGCAGGCCGCGCATGGCCCCGCCGCGCACGCCGGCACCGACGCCGCAGCGGCCACCGGCACGCTGCGGATCGCCCTCGATGACGCCACGCTGGCCGCCCTGCCGCGCGAGCGGGTCAGCGCCCAGGCCCATGGCCAACAGCTGGACTGCGAAGGCGTGGCGCTGCGCGCCGTGCTGCAGGCGCAGCGCGCGATGCCCACCGAGCCGCTGCGCGGCGCGCAGTTGCAACGCCGGGTCGAGGTCGCCGCGCGCGACGGCTATGCGGCCGTGTTCACCCTGGCCGAACTGGACCCGACCCTGGGCGCGCGCCGCGTGCTGCTGGTCGATCGCTGCGACGGCAAGCCGCTCGCGGCCGAGGACGGCCCGCTGCGCCTGATCGTGCCGCAGGACCAGCGGCCCGCGCGCTGGGTGCGCCAGGTGCAGTCGATCGCCGTCGTCACCCCCTGA